The following proteins come from a genomic window of Pseudomonas cichorii:
- a CDS encoding hemolysin family protein yields the protein MDPSPSFTTASLFADFGMILFALFLVLLNGFFVAAEFAMVKLRSTRVEAIAKKNGWSGHILRTVHGQLDAYLSACQLGITLASLGLGWVGEPAFAHLLEPLLSAMGVESAEVIRGVSFFTAFFIISYLHIVIGELAPKSWAIRKPELLSLWTAVPLYLFYWLMYPAIYLLNASANAILRIAGQGEPGPHHEHSYSRDELKLILHSSRGQDPSDQGMRVLASAVEMGELEVVDWANSREDLVSLDCNAPLKEILAQFRRHKFSRYPVYDAENNEFVGLLHIKDLLLELAALDHIPESFNLSELIRPLERVSRHMPLSQLLEQFRKGGAHFALVEEADGKIIGYLTMEDVLEVLVGDIQDEHRKVERGILAYQPGKLLVRGDTPLFKVERLLGIDLDHIEAETLAGLIYETLKRVPEEEEQMEVEGLRIIIKKMKGPKIVLAKVLKID from the coding sequence ATGGACCCATCCCCTAGTTTCACGACGGCTTCACTCTTCGCCGATTTCGGCATGATTCTTTTTGCACTGTTCCTGGTCCTGCTCAACGGCTTCTTCGTTGCAGCAGAGTTCGCCATGGTCAAACTGCGCTCGACCCGCGTCGAGGCCATCGCCAAGAAAAACGGCTGGAGCGGCCACATCCTGCGCACGGTTCACGGGCAACTGGATGCCTACCTGTCGGCCTGCCAGTTGGGTATTACCCTCGCGTCTCTCGGCCTGGGCTGGGTCGGTGAACCTGCCTTCGCCCACTTGCTGGAACCGCTGCTCAGTGCGATGGGCGTGGAATCCGCAGAAGTGATCAGAGGCGTGTCGTTCTTCACCGCATTCTTCATCATTTCCTACCTGCATATCGTGATCGGTGAACTGGCGCCCAAATCCTGGGCCATTCGCAAGCCCGAGCTGCTGTCGCTGTGGACCGCCGTGCCGCTGTATCTGTTCTACTGGCTGATGTACCCGGCCATCTACCTGCTCAACGCCAGCGCTAACGCTATCCTGCGCATTGCCGGTCAGGGCGAGCCCGGCCCGCATCATGAACACAGCTACAGCCGCGACGAGCTGAAACTGATCCTGCACTCCAGCCGTGGCCAGGACCCCAGCGATCAGGGCATGCGCGTGCTGGCTTCGGCCGTGGAAATGGGCGAGCTGGAAGTGGTCGACTGGGCCAACTCCCGCGAAGACCTGGTTTCCCTGGATTGCAACGCACCGCTCAAGGAAATCCTGGCCCAGTTCCGTCGTCACAAATTCAGCCGTTATCCGGTCTACGATGCCGAGAACAACGAGTTCGTCGGCCTGCTTCACATCAAGGATCTGCTGCTGGAACTGGCGGCACTGGACCATATTCCGGAATCCTTCAACCTCTCCGAACTGATCCGCCCGCTGGAGCGCGTCTCACGGCACATGCCGCTGTCGCAACTGCTGGAGCAGTTCCGCAAGGGTGGCGCGCATTTCGCGCTGGTGGAAGAAGCTGACGGCAAGATCATCGGCTACCTGACCATGGAAGACGTGCTGGAAGTGCTGGTCGGCGACATCCAGGACGAGCACCGCAAGGTCGAACGCGGCATCCTCGCCTACCAGCCGGGCAAGCTGCTGGTACGGGGCGATACCCCGCTCTTCAAGGTCGAACGCCTGCTGGGCATCGATCTGGACCACATCGAGGCCGAAACCCTGGCCGGCCTGATCTACGAAACCCTGAAACGGGTGCCGGAAGAGGAAGAGCAGATGGAAGTCGAAGGCCTGCGCATCATCATCAAGAAGATGAAAGGTCCGAAGATCGTGCTGGCCAAGGTGCTGAAGATCGACTGA
- a CDS encoding peptidoglycan DD-metalloendopeptidase family protein — MLERLLILTALTLAVQTAGAVTIYKTVDADGVVSFSDRPAPGASVVVFRDRMVEHFEKQVHLSVKKEGGVHSLYVRNDLYAPVEVELKLSGLSNVLGVTGSSSTIRRTVPARSNERMIVLSPKQTGKAMNYASILTSTLGDSKRATQAYKYPLPWVGGPFRLTQGPGGKYSHYGPKGRYAMDIAMPEGTPIIAARAGTVVKVENNQTGRGSNPSGNFVRILHNDGTMGVYLHLMRGSVSVREGQQVRVGSPLARSGNTGNSTGPHLHFVIQRNTGQALESIPYEFASPVQSLPNFAVGGN; from the coding sequence ATGCTTGAACGCCTGCTGATCCTGACTGCCCTGACGCTGGCCGTACAAACGGCGGGTGCGGTCACGATTTATAAAACCGTCGATGCAGATGGCGTCGTTTCGTTTTCCGACCGTCCTGCACCCGGTGCTTCTGTCGTGGTGTTCAGGGACCGGATGGTCGAGCATTTCGAGAAGCAGGTGCATCTGAGCGTCAAGAAGGAAGGCGGTGTCCACAGCCTTTATGTGCGCAACGATCTGTATGCGCCGGTCGAGGTTGAGCTCAAGCTTTCCGGGCTGAGCAACGTGCTCGGGGTGACGGGATCGTCGTCAACCATTCGCCGCACCGTGCCTGCGCGCAGTAACGAACGCATGATCGTGCTGAGCCCCAAACAGACGGGCAAGGCCATGAACTACGCCTCGATACTGACTTCCACTCTGGGAGACTCTAAGCGGGCTACGCAGGCCTACAAGTATCCTTTGCCGTGGGTGGGCGGGCCGTTCCGACTGACTCAGGGGCCTGGCGGCAAATACAGCCATTACGGCCCGAAGGGGCGTTACGCGATGGACATCGCCATGCCGGAAGGCACGCCCATCATCGCGGCGCGTGCAGGCACGGTAGTGAAGGTCGAGAACAATCAGACTGGCCGAGGCTCGAACCCGTCAGGCAATTTCGTGCGAATCCTGCACAATGACGGCACTATGGGCGTCTATCTGCACCTGATGCGTGGCTCGGTGAGTGTCAGGGAAGGCCAGCAAGTGCGCGTCGGCAGCCCGCTGGCGCGCTCTGGCAATACCGGCAACAGCACCGGCCCGCATTTGCACTTTGTCATCCAGCGCAATACGGGTCAGGCGCTGGAATCCATTCCCTATGAATTCGCCTCGCCGGTCCAGAGCCTGCCCAATTTCGCCGTGGGCGGGAATTAG